A region of Hoplias malabaricus isolate fHopMal1 chromosome 12, fHopMal1.hap1, whole genome shotgun sequence DNA encodes the following proteins:
- the kif5c gene encoding kinesin heavy chain, protein MVDAAECGVKVMCRFRPLNQSEINRGDKFIPKFKGEDTVVVAGKPYIFDRVLPPNATQELVYDSCAKQIVKDVLEGYNGTIFAYGQTSSGKTHTMEGKLHDLELMGIIPRIAQDIFDHIYSMNENLEFHIKVSYFEIYLDKIRDLLDVSKTNLAVHEDKNRVPYVKGCTERFVSSPEEVMDVIDEGKANRHVAVTNMNEHSSRSHSIFLINIKQENMETEKKLSGKLYLVDLAGSEKVSKTGAEGAVLDEAKNINKSLSALGNVISALAEGTKTHVPYRDSKMTRILQDSLGGNCRTTIVICCSPSVFNEAETKSTLMFGQRAKTIKNTVSVNMELTAEEWKKKYEKEKEKNRGLNIIIQRLENELKRWRKGETVPPEEQHKGKEAKTSQATPIIETLAPPIQPISDTEKTQYEDLINDLYQQLDDKDDEINQHSQLVEKLKEQMVDQDELLGSSRRDYEKLQEDLGRLHREHEAAKEEVKEVLQALEELAVNYDQKSQAVEEKERCNKQLNEELTQKSTLLTMVEKEFATLQEMSGNHKKRSAEIFSMLLRDLSEIGGIVGTSDLKAMTEAHGVMEEEFTMARLYISKMKSEVKSLVNRSKQLEGAQADMTRKIQANEKELASCQLLISQLQAKIKSLTDYMQNMEQKKRQLEESQDSLMEELAKLHAQEKMHVVSVLDKEKEHMTKMKDAEEMKKTLEEQMESHREAHQKQLSRLRDEIDEKQKILDELKDLNQALQLEQKKLLSDYNKLKEEEREKDEKLQKLVLLNEKREQAKEDLKGLDETVTKELQMLHNLRILFIEELNTRVSMSVELDPDEGGSLAQKQKIIFLENNLEQLTKVHKQLVRDNAELRCELPKLEKRLRATAERVKSLEGALREAKENAMRDRKRYQQEVDRIKEVVKAKNQARRSHTVQIAKPIRAGHHHPPASGSPGHSIRGGAPPTSSPRRHHYQQAQHYHQSSGSGSSSSSK, encoded by the exons GGGAAGCCCTACATTTTTGATCGAGTTCTTCCTCCCAACGCGACCCAAGAGCTGGTCTACGACTCCTGCGCTAAACAGATTGTGAAAG ATGTGCTTGAAGGATACAATGGCACCATTTTTGCCTACGGCCAGACTTCATCAGGGAAGACCCACACCATGGAG GGCAAGCTCCATGACCTTGAGCTTATGGGCATCATCCCCCGCATCGCTCAGGACATCTTTGACCACATCTACTCCATGAATGAGAACCTGGAGTTCCACATCAAG GTTTCCTATTTTGAGATTTACTTGGACAAAATCAGAGACCTTTTGGATG TTTCTAAGACCAACCTTGCGGTCCATGAAGATAAAAATCGGGTACCATATGTCAAG GGCTGTACAGAGCGCTTTGTGTCCAGTCCAGAGGAAGTTATGGATGTTATTGATGAAGGCAAAGCCAACCGCCATGTAGCCGTCACAA ACATGAATGAGCACAGCTCCCGCAGCCACAGCATCTTCCTGATCAACATCAAGCAGGAGAACATGGAGACAGAGAAGAAACTGAGTGGGAAGCTCTATCTAGTGGATCTGGCTGGTAGTGAGAAG GTCAGTAAAACCGGTGCAGAAGGAGCCGTCCTGGACGAAgctaaaaatatcaataaatctctctctgctctggggAACGTCATCTCCGCTCTGGCTGAGGGAACC AAGACCCATGTGCCGTACAGAGACAGTAAGATGACCCGAATCCTTCAGGACTCTCTGGGTGGTAACTGCAGGACCACCATCGTCATCTGTTGCTCTCCCTCCGTCTTTAATGAGGCAGAGACCAAATCCACTCTTATGTTCGGCCAGAG AGCAAAGACCATCAAGAACACAGTGTCCGTCAACATGGAGCTGACAGCCGAGGAGTGGAAAAAGAAGtatgagaaggagaaagagaagaacagGGGGTTAAATATCATCATCCAGCGACTGGAGAATGAACTAAAGCGCTGGAGGAAag gcgaGACAGTTCCACCAGAAGAGCAGCATAAAGGCAAGGAAGCGAAGACGTCTCAAGCTACACCCATTATCGAAACTCTGGCTCCGCCCATACAGCCTATTTCCGACACAGAGAAAACTCAATACGAGGATCTGATCAATGACCTCTACCAGCAGCTGGATGACAAG GATGATGAAATCAACCAGCACAGTCAGCTGGTGGAGAAGCTGAAAGAGCAGATGGTGGATCAGGATGAG TTGTTGGGGTCATCACGACGAGACTATGAGAAGCTACAGGAGGACCTAGGGCGCCTGCACCGAGAACATGAAGCTGCCAAAGAGGAGGTGAAGGAAGTGCTGCAGGCCTTGGAGGAACTGGCAGTGAACTATGACCAAAAGAGTCAAGCGGTGGAGGAGAAAGAACGCTGCAACAAGCAGCTGAATGAGGAGCTCACGCAGAAGAGT ACGCTCCTAACCATGGTGGAGAAGGAGTTTGCAACTCTGCAGGAGATGAGTGGGAATCATAAGAAGAGATCAGCGGAGATTTTCAGCATGCTGCTCAGAGATCTCAGTGAGATCGGAGGCATTGTAGGAACCAGTGACCTTAAAGCT ATGACAGAGGCACACGGAGTGATGGAGGAAGAGTTCACCATGGCCCGTCTCTACATAAGCAAGATGAAGTCAGAGGTGAAGTCTCTGGTGAACCGTAGCAAACAACTGGAGGGAGCCCAGGCAGATATGACTCGAAAGATTCAGGCCAATGAGAAGGAACTGGCTTCATGTCAACTGCTGATCTCTCAG CTCCAGGCCAAGATTAAGTCCCTAACAGACTACATGCAGAATATGGAGCAAAAGAAAAGGCAGCTGGAGGAGAGCCAGGATTCACTGATGGAGGAATTGGCTAAACTCCATGCTCAGG AAAAGATGCATGTGGTGTCTGTGTTGGACAAAGAGAAGGAGCACATGACCAAGATGAAGGATGCTGAAGAGATGAAG AAAACCCTGGAggagcagatggagagtcaCAGAGAAGCCCACCAGAAGCAACTCTCTCGCCTCAGGGATGAGATTGATGAGAAACAGAAGATCCTGGATGAGCTGAAAGA TCTGAACCAAGCTCTCCAGCTGGAGCAGAAAAAACTCCTCTCTGACTACAACAAGCTCAAAGAGGAGGAACGAGAGAAGGATGAGAAGCTGCAAAAGCTGGT TTTACTGAATGAGAAAAGGGAACAGGCCAAAGAGGATCTAAAGGGTCTTGATGAGACTGTG acaAAAGAGTTACAGATGCTCCACAATCTTCGCATACTCTTTATTGAGGAACTGAACACACGTGTCAGCATG AGTGTGGAGTTGGATCCTGATGAGGGTGGCAGCCTGGCACAGAAGCAGAAGATCATTTTCCTGGAGAACAATCTAGAACAGCTCACCAAAGTCCACAAACAG CTGGTGCGTGATAATGCAGAGTTGCGCTGTGAGCTACCGAAGCTGGAGAAACGTCTGCGGGCCACAGCTGAGCGAGTTAAgtctctggagggggcgctgaGGGAGGCCAAGGAGAATGCCATGAGGGACCGCAAACGCTACCAGCAAGAGGTGGACCGCATCAAAGAGGTGGTCAAAGCCAAGAACCAAGCGCGAAGGAGCCACACCGTACAGATCG CTAAGCCCATTCGAGCTGGACACCATCACCCACCTGCCTCTGGTTCTCCAGGCCACAGCATCAGAGGAGGAGCTCCGCCAACATCCAGCCCTCGCCGCCACCATTATCAACAAGCTCAGCACTACCACCAGAGCAGCGGCagtggcagcagcagcagcagcaagtgA